The following are from one region of the Paracoccus sp. S3-43 genome:
- a CDS encoding RNA methyltransferase, whose translation MHSNRQPVVILVRPQMGENIGAAARAMLNFGLTEMRLVDPRDGWPNPRAVAMASGAAGQVLDRARLYPSLAQAMEGIDFAFATTARGRELSKPVHTPATAMRMARDHDGRCAIIFGPERTGLENDDVARANAIVTVPVNPDFPSLNLAQAVLLMGYEYGRDVLPAEPSPHHAHPEAIALADRLEIEKLGDHFEERLTEAGFFFPDTKAASMRLNLRNMWARLALTRGDVRILHGMLRQLTRR comes from the coding sequence ATGCACAGCAATCGCCAGCCCGTCGTCATCCTCGTCCGCCCGCAGATGGGCGAGAATATCGGCGCGGCCGCCCGCGCCATGCTGAATTTCGGCCTGACCGAGATGCGGCTGGTCGATCCCCGCGACGGCTGGCCCAACCCGCGCGCCGTGGCCATGGCCTCGGGGGCGGCGGGGCAGGTGCTGGACCGGGCGCGCCTCTATCCGTCGCTGGCACAGGCGATGGAGGGGATCGACTTCGCCTTCGCCACCACCGCGCGGGGCCGCGAACTGTCGAAACCCGTCCACACGCCCGCCACGGCGATGCGGATGGCACGCGACCATGACGGGCGCTGCGCGATCATCTTCGGCCCGGAACGCACCGGCCTTGAAAACGACGACGTGGCCCGCGCCAACGCCATCGTGACGGTGCCGGTGAACCCGGACTTCCCCTCGCTGAACCTGGCGCAGGCGGTGCTGCTGATGGGATACGAATACGGGCGCGACGTCCTGCCCGCCGAGCCGTCCCCCCACCACGCCCACCCCGAGGCGATTGCCCTGGCCGACCGGCTGGAGATCGAGAAGCTGGGCGATCATTTCGAGGAGCGCCTGACCGAGGCGGGCTTCTTCTTTCCCGACACCAAGGCCGCATCCATGCGGCTGAACCTGCGCAACATGTGGGCGCGGCTGGCGCTGACGCGCGGCGACGTGCGCATCCTGCACGGGATGCTGCGGCAGTTGACCCGGCGCTGA
- a CDS encoding thiamine phosphate synthase — protein sequence MSDAQDVPQLYLMTPAGAQASALGPQLAAVMDAFPVACLRIRAGAEEDELGRIADLAREIAHARDVAVVIDDHVVLAQRHGLDGVHLTDGAKAVRYARKELGADAIVGAFCAGSRHDGMNAGEAGADYVSFGPVGASALYRGEPVDLDLFQWWSETIEVPVVAEGAITRALLEQLSPVSDFIAIGPEIWSADDPVAALTALWG from the coding sequence ATGTCAGACGCCCAAGACGTCCCGCAGCTTTACCTGATGACGCCCGCGGGCGCCCAGGCCTCGGCCCTGGGGCCCCAGCTTGCGGCGGTGATGGACGCCTTTCCGGTCGCCTGCCTGCGCATCCGCGCGGGCGCCGAGGAGGACGAGCTGGGCCGCATCGCCGATCTGGCGAGAGAGATCGCCCATGCCCGCGACGTGGCGGTGGTGATCGACGATCATGTCGTCCTAGCCCAGCGGCACGGGCTGGACGGGGTGCATCTGACGGATGGCGCGAAGGCGGTCCGGTATGCCCGCAAGGAACTGGGCGCGGATGCCATCGTCGGCGCCTTCTGCGCCGGATCGCGGCATGACGGCATGAACGCGGGCGAGGCCGGGGCCGATTACGTCAGCTTCGGCCCGGTCGGCGCATCGGCCCTGTATCGGGGCGAGCCGGTGGATCTGGACCTGTTCCAGTGGTGGTCCGAGACGATCGAGGTTCCGGTCGTGGCCGAGGGGGCGATCACCCGCGCCTTGCTGGAGCAGCTGTCGCCGGTCAGCGACTTCATCGCCATCGGACCCGAGATCTGGTCGGCCGACGACCCGGTGGCGGCGCTGACCGCGCTGTGGGGCTAG
- the purN gene encoding phosphoribosylglycinamide formyltransferase has product MKRVAILISGSGSNMVRLVQDMQGGDHPGQPVLVASNDPAAAGLAKAAALGVPTAAVDHRAFRGDRAAFEAALLEPLLEARPDILCLAGFMRILTPGFIDRFEGRMINIHPSLLPKYPGLHTHARAIEAGDSEAGATVHEVTTDLDSGPILGQVRVPIEPGDTPDTLAARVLQQEHRLYPLILRRFASGARERFDI; this is encoded by the coding sequence GTGAAGCGCGTCGCCATTCTGATTTCGGGCAGCGGGTCGAACATGGTCCGCCTGGTTCAGGACATGCAGGGCGGCGACCATCCGGGACAGCCCGTTCTGGTCGCCTCGAACGATCCTGCGGCGGCGGGTCTGGCGAAAGCCGCCGCGCTTGGCGTGCCGACCGCCGCCGTCGATCATCGCGCCTTCCGGGGCGACCGCGCGGCGTTCGAGGCCGCCCTGCTGGAACCGCTGCTGGAGGCGCGCCCGGACATCCTGTGCCTGGCGGGGTTCATGCGCATCCTGACGCCCGGCTTCATCGACCGGTTCGAAGGCCGGATGATCAACATCCATCCGTCTTTGTTGCCCAAATACCCCGGCCTTCACACCCATGCCCGCGCCATCGAGGCGGGGGACAGCGAGGCAGGCGCGACGGTCCACGAGGTCACGACCGATCTGGATTCAGGCCCGATCCTGGGTCAGGTCCGCGTCCCCATTGAGCCGGGCGACACGCCCGACACGCTCGCCGCGCGCGTCCTGCAACAGGAACACCGGCTTTACCCGCTGATCCTGCGCCGCTTCGCGTCCGGGGCGCGCGAGCGTTTCGATATCTAG
- the purM gene encoding phosphoribosylformylglycinamidine cyclo-ligase, which yields MTRNGISYRDAGVDIDAGNALVERIKPAAAATARPGVMDALGGFGALFDPRAAGYDDPVLVAATDGVGTKLRIAIDTGHLDGIGQDLVAMCVNDLVCQGAEPLFFLDYFATGKLSVDEGARVVEGIVRGCKAAGCALIGGETAEMPGMYHDGDFDLAGFAVGAMQRGTALPAGVAEGDVLLGLASAGLHSNGYSLVRKVAERAGLGWDAASPFGDGDLGAALLTPTRLYVKPALAAIRAGGVHALAHITGGGITENLPRVLPKDLGAEIDLTAWPLPPVFGWLAEAGGIDQAEMLKTFNSGIGMILSVAAHRADDLADLLAGQGETVHRLGRVTAGQGVRYSGALA from the coding sequence ATGACCAGGAACGGGATCAGCTATCGCGACGCGGGCGTCGATATCGACGCGGGCAACGCGCTTGTCGAACGCATCAAGCCCGCCGCCGCCGCGACCGCGCGTCCCGGCGTCATGGACGCGCTTGGCGGCTTCGGCGCGCTGTTCGACCCGCGCGCGGCGGGCTATGACGATCCGGTGCTGGTGGCGGCGACCGATGGCGTGGGCACCAAGCTGCGCATCGCCATCGACACCGGCCATCTGGACGGCATCGGCCAGGATCTGGTGGCGATGTGCGTGAACGACCTGGTCTGCCAGGGGGCGGAACCGCTGTTCTTCCTGGACTATTTCGCCACCGGCAAGCTGTCCGTGGACGAGGGCGCGCGCGTCGTCGAAGGCATCGTGCGCGGCTGCAAGGCGGCCGGCTGCGCCCTGATCGGCGGCGAAACGGCCGAGATGCCCGGCATGTATCACGACGGGGATTTCGACCTGGCGGGCTTTGCCGTGGGCGCCATGCAGCGCGGCACGGCGCTGCCTGCCGGCGTGGCCGAGGGCGACGTGCTGCTGGGCCTCGCATCCGCCGGTCTGCATTCCAACGGCTATTCGCTGGTCCGCAAGGTGGCCGAGCGTGCGGGCCTCGGCTGGGACGCGGCCTCGCCGTTCGGCGATGGCGACCTGGGCGCGGCGCTGCTGACGCCCACGCGGCTTTATGTGAAACCCGCTCTGGCGGCGATCCGGGCGGGCGGCGTCCATGCGCTTGCCCATATCACCGGCGGCGGCATCACCGAGAACCTGCCGCGCGTTTTGCCGAAAGACCTTGGAGCCGAGATCGACCTGACCGCCTGGCCCCTGCCGCCGGTCTTCGGCTGGCTGGCCGAGGCGGGCGGGATCGACCAGGCCGAGATGCTCAAGACCTTCAACAGCGGCATCGGCATGATCCTGTCGGTCGCCGCCCACCGCGCCGATGACCTGGCCGACCTGCTGGCCGGACAGGGCGAAACCGTCCACCGCCTGGGCCGCGTCACGGCGGGGCAGGGCGTGCGCTACAGCGGGGCGCTTGCGTGA
- a CDS encoding Hsp20 family protein has translation MRNFDLTPLYRASVGFDRLADVMDRALSADVSAPTYPPYNIEKTGEDAYRISIAVAGFAPEDLNVEVRDGAVIVSARKAEEDDSRTYLHRGIATRAFERKFTLADHVRVDGASHADGMLHIDLVREIPEALKPRRIEIAKSIPKVEKLDS, from the coding sequence ATGCGCAACTTTGACCTGACCCCGCTGTATCGTGCCTCGGTCGGCTTCGACCGGCTTGCCGATGTGATGGACCGCGCTTTGTCGGCCGACGTGTCCGCACCGACCTATCCCCCGTATAATATCGAAAAAACGGGCGAGGACGCCTATCGCATCTCGATCGCCGTGGCCGGTTTCGCGCCCGAAGACCTGAACGTCGAGGTTCGCGACGGTGCCGTGATCGTCTCGGCCCGCAAGGCCGAAGAGGACGACAGCCGCACCTATCTGCATCGCGGCATTGCCACCCGCGCCTTCGAACGCAAGTTCACCCTGGCCGATCATGTCCGCGTCGACGGCGCCAGCCATGCCGACGGGATGCTGCATATCGACCTGGTCCGCGAAATCCCCGAGGCCCTGAAGCCCCGCCGGATCGAGATCGCGAAATCCATCCCGAAGGTCGAAAAGCTGGATTCGTAA
- a CDS encoding DUF465 domain-containing protein, with translation MAAPHAIHEEFPQDAARIHDLKLKDAHFARLLEEYDQVNDAVYQAESLIQPSSDAAEKELRRKRAHLKDEIARLLSAHSAA, from the coding sequence ATGGCTGCACCCCACGCCATTCACGAGGAATTTCCCCAGGATGCAGCGCGCATCCACGACCTGAAGCTGAAGGACGCGCATTTCGCGCGGCTTCTGGAGGAATACGATCAGGTCAACGATGCCGTCTATCAGGCCGAATCGCTGATTCAGCCGTCCAGCGATGCCGCCGAGAAAGAGCTTCGCCGCAAGCGCGCGCATCTGAAGGATGAAATCGCCCGGCTGCTGTCGGCGCATTCGGCCGCCTGA
- a CDS encoding DUF599 domain-containing protein, with translation MTIQLALPDRIPIVDLAAVVLLFAVWLAIGWFTERPPAGKPSVSVLMTRFRREWMVHFLSRDPRIFDGNILGSLREGTAFFASACMIATGGILALIGNTEKLRGLAEELALEGGAKILWELKLLVTMFFVVNAFLKFVWSHRLFGYCAIMMAAVPNDPADPMARDRAMQAADLNITAARNFNAGLRSVYFALGSLGWLAGPWVLMLGTAVVLFVTWRREFASTSRQVIMRSLPPPRLPDHARPPSSAPRPPQP, from the coding sequence ATGACCATCCAGCTTGCCCTTCCCGACCGCATCCCCATCGTCGATCTTGCGGCGGTGGTCCTGCTGTTCGCGGTCTGGCTCGCCATCGGCTGGTTCACCGAAAGGCCGCCTGCGGGAAAGCCCTCGGTCTCGGTCCTGATGACGCGGTTCCGGCGGGAATGGATGGTGCATTTCCTGTCGCGCGACCCGCGGATCTTCGACGGCAACATCCTGGGCAGCCTGCGCGAGGGCACGGCCTTCTTCGCATCGGCCTGCATGATCGCGACGGGCGGGATCCTGGCGCTGATCGGCAATACCGAAAAGCTGCGCGGGCTGGCCGAGGAGCTGGCACTGGAAGGCGGCGCAAAGATCCTGTGGGAACTGAAGCTGCTGGTGACGATGTTCTTCGTCGTCAACGCCTTCCTGAAATTCGTCTGGTCGCACCGTCTGTTCGGCTATTGCGCGATCATGATGGCGGCTGTGCCCAACGATCCCGCCGATCCGATGGCGCGCGACCGGGCGATGCAGGCGGCGGATCTGAACATCACCGCCGCGCGCAACTTCAACGCGGGGCTGCGCAGCGTCTATTTCGCGCTTGGATCGCTGGGCTGGCTGGCCGGACCCTGGGTGCTGATGCTGGGCACCGCCGTGGTGCTGTTCGTGACCTGGCGGCGCGAATTCGCGTCCACGTCGCGGCAGGTGATCATGCGCAGTCTGCCACCGCCCCGCTTGCCCGATCATGCCAGACCGCCATCGTCAGCACCAAGGCCCCCGCAGCCGTAA
- a CDS encoding MFS transporter, translating to MTEHGNLRHAILALALGAFAIGTSEFAAMGLLPYFAGDLGITEPQAGHVISAYALGVVIGAPVTSILGARLPRRRYLAALMAFYGVMNIAAAVLPGLAALTGMRFLAGLPHGGFLGVAMLYAADALPREHRARGAAQVIMGLTVANIVGVPLAGWLGQSIGWRWGFALPGFIALLSAWLILKVAPRVGGNPDARPWDELQALRNPRVLWLLAVGAIGFGGFFAVYAFLTAAMIATTQAPAYAIPLALGVFGVGGTLGTWVAGRLTERMGQIRAAYISLAAMAATQGFASLAVGNWQMMVLSSFLLAAGAGLVIPLQTRLMDVAGRAQNMAAAMNHAAFNAANALGPFLAGLALTAGWGWASSGLVGIALTAAGALVLTMAVWHDRASGAVADCA from the coding sequence ATGACTGAACACGGAAATCTCCGCCATGCCATCTTGGCACTGGCGCTTGGCGCCTTCGCCATCGGCACGTCGGAGTTCGCGGCGATGGGGCTTTTGCCCTATTTCGCGGGCGATCTGGGCATTACCGAGCCGCAGGCGGGCCATGTCATCAGCGCCTATGCCCTGGGCGTGGTGATCGGCGCGCCGGTGACCTCGATCCTGGGGGCGCGGCTGCCGCGCCGGCGGTATCTGGCGGCGCTGATGGCGTTCTATGGGGTGATGAACATCGCCGCCGCCGTGCTGCCGGGGCTGGCGGCGCTGACCGGGATGCGGTTCCTGGCGGGCCTGCCGCATGGCGGGTTCCTGGGGGTGGCGATGCTCTATGCGGCTGACGCCCTGCCGCGAGAGCATCGGGCGCGGGGCGCGGCGCAGGTCATCATGGGGCTGACCGTCGCCAATATCGTCGGCGTGCCCTTGGCCGGATGGCTGGGCCAGAGCATCGGCTGGCGATGGGGCTTCGCGCTGCCGGGCTTCATCGCGCTGCTGTCGGCCTGGCTGATCCTGAAGGTCGCCCCGCGCGTTGGCGGCAACCCCGACGCCCGGCCCTGGGACGAATTGCAGGCCCTGCGCAATCCGCGCGTGCTGTGGCTGCTGGCCGTGGGGGCCATCGGCTTCGGCGGCTTCTTCGCGGTCTACGCCTTCCTGACCGCCGCGATGATCGCCACCACCCAGGCGCCCGCCTATGCGATCCCGCTGGCGCTTGGCGTCTTCGGCGTGGGCGGCACGCTGGGCACCTGGGTCGCGGGGCGGCTGACCGAACGCATGGGTCAGATCCGCGCGGCCTATATCAGCCTGGCGGCGATGGCCGCGACGCAGGGCTTTGCATCCCTGGCGGTCGGCAACTGGCAGATGATGGTGCTGTCGTCCTTCCTGCTGGCGGCGGGGGCGGGGCTGGTGATCCCGCTGCAAACCCGGCTGATGGATGTCGCGGGCCGGGCGCAGAACATGGCCGCCGCGATGAACCACGCCGCCTTCAACGCCGCCAATGCCCTGGGTCCGTTCCTGGCCGGGCTGGCGCTGACGGCGGGATGGGGCTGGGCCTCCAGCGGTCTTGTCGGCATCGCGCTTACGGCTGCGGGGGCCTTGGTGCTGACGATGGCGGTCTGGCATGATCGGGCAAGCGGGGCGGTGGCAGACTGCGCATGA
- a CDS encoding alpha/beta fold hydrolase has translation MRLNHSITGTGDGLPVLMVHGLFGQGRNLGALARRLAERRRVVTVDMRNHGDSFHDADHGYPALAGDLAEVIGDLGGRVDLVGHSMGGKASMVLALTRPGLVRKLAVMDIAPVAYGHSQTALIDAMESLDLSSIDRRSAADAALARQVDDPGVRAFLLQSLDLKSDPKAWRLNLAALRDQMDRLVGWPEGLPRATFDGPVLEIAGERSDYVTDAGQAALRDHFPQARVVRVKGAGHWLHADAPEAVAQILISYLGDG, from the coding sequence ATGAGACTGAATCACAGCATCACCGGCACCGGCGACGGCCTGCCCGTCCTGATGGTCCACGGCCTGTTCGGCCAGGGCCGCAACCTTGGGGCGCTGGCCCGCAGGCTGGCGGAACGGCGCCGCGTCGTGACCGTGGACATGCGCAACCATGGCGACAGCTTCCACGACGCCGACCATGGCTATCCGGCATTGGCGGGGGATCTGGCCGAGGTGATCGGGGATCTGGGCGGCCGGGTCGATCTGGTGGGCCATTCGATGGGCGGCAAGGCCTCCATGGTGCTGGCGCTGACGCGCCCCGGCCTGGTGCGCAAGCTGGCGGTGATGGACATCGCCCCGGTCGCATACGGCCATTCGCAGACCGCGCTGATAGACGCGATGGAGAGCCTGGATCTGTCCTCGATCGACCGGCGCAGCGCCGCCGACGCCGCCCTGGCGCGGCAGGTCGACGATCCGGGCGTGCGCGCCTTCCTGCTGCAATCGCTGGATCTGAAATCCGATCCGAAGGCGTGGCGGCTGAACCTGGCCGCCCTGCGCGACCAGATGGACCGGCTGGTCGGCTGGCCCGAGGGCCTGCCCCGCGCGACCTTCGACGGCCCTGTGCTGGAGATCGCCGGCGAACGGTCCGATTACGTCACCGATGCCGGCCAGGCGGCGCTGCGCGATCATTTCCCCCAGGCGCGGGTGGTGCGCGTGAAGGGCGCGGGGCACTGGCTGCACGCCGACGCCCCCGAGGCGGTGGCCCAGATCCTGATCAGCTATCTGGGCGACGGCTGA
- a CDS encoding cell division protein ZapA produces MAEVDFTIGHKEYRVAAQDGEERLLQRAAALLDAEAQQILAQAGRTPEPRLLLLAGLLLADRVATLEERAEKAERHLNRLQANPTRVEVPVIPSDLKEAMAELAARAESLADRLEDQGGR; encoded by the coding sequence ATGGCCGAGGTCGATTTCACCATCGGGCACAAGGAATACCGCGTCGCCGCCCAGGACGGAGAGGAGCGGCTGCTGCAACGCGCCGCCGCGCTTCTGGACGCCGAGGCGCAGCAGATCCTGGCCCAGGCGGGCCGCACGCCCGAACCGCGCCTGCTGCTGCTGGCCGGGCTGCTGCTGGCCGACCGCGTGGCGACGCTGGAGGAACGCGCCGAAAAGGCCGAACGCCACCTGAACCGGCTGCAAGCCAATCCCACGCGGGTCGAGGTTCCGGTCATCCCCTCGGACCTGAAAGAGGCGATGGCCGAACTGGCCGCGCGGGCCGAATCCCTAGCCGACCGGCTGGAGGATCAGGGCGGTCGTTAA
- the hisB gene encoding imidazoleglycerol-phosphate dehydratase HisB, protein MREATITRTTAETQIEVALNLDGTGVYDNQTGVGFFDHMLDQLARHSLIDLTIRAKGDLHVDDHHTVEDTGIAIGQALTRALGDKKGIRRYGSFLLAMDDSLVRAALDLSARPFLVWNVDFPTEKIGTFDTQLVREFFQALSTHGGITLHVDRIHGVNSHHIAEAAFKAVARALREAVEPDPRMAGVLPSTKGAL, encoded by the coding sequence ATGCGCGAAGCCACCATCACCCGCACCACCGCCGAAACCCAGATCGAGGTCGCGCTGAACCTGGACGGGACCGGCGTCTATGACAACCAGACGGGGGTCGGCTTTTTCGATCACATGCTGGACCAGTTGGCGCGCCATTCGCTGATCGACCTGACCATCCGCGCCAAGGGCGACCTGCATGTCGACGACCACCACACGGTCGAGGATACGGGCATCGCCATCGGCCAGGCCCTGACCCGCGCGCTTGGCGACAAGAAGGGCATCCGCCGTTACGGCAGCTTCCTGCTGGCGATGGACGATTCGCTGGTCCGCGCCGCGTTGGATCTGTCGGCGCGGCCGTTCCTTGTGTGGAACGTCGATTTCCCGACCGAGAAGATCGGGACGTTCGACACCCAGCTTGTGCGCGAATTCTTCCAGGCGCTGTCCACGCATGGCGGCATCACCCTGCATGTGGACCGCATCCACGGCGTCAACAGCCACCACATCGCCGAGGCCGCCTTCAAGGCCGTGGCCCGCGCCTTGCGCGAGGCGGTGGAACCCGATCCGCGCATGGCTGGCGTGCTGCCGTCGACCAAGGGGGCGCTGTGA